Proteins encoded within one genomic window of Bacillus sp. F19:
- the yqfC gene encoding sporulation protein YqfC, with product MAKKWRQHVAKWISRTVEIPQDVMMDLPRITMIGQIHIYIENHRGLLTFTDNELRLLLKQGQLQIKGEAFVIKTILPEEILLQGKIDQVNYLEQS from the coding sequence ATGGCGAAAAAATGGCGGCAGCATGTAGCGAAATGGATCTCACGAACAGTAGAAATACCCCAGGATGTCATGATGGATCTTCCCCGCATCACGATGATCGGCCAAATACATATTTATATTGAAAATCATAGAGGGCTGCTCACTTTTACAGATAATGAACTTCGGCTTTTACTCAAACAGGGACAGCTTCAGATTAAGGGTGAAGCCTTTGTTATAAAAACGATTTTGCCGGAAGAAATCCTTCTGCAGGGAAAAATCGATCAAGTTAATTACTTAGAACAATCATGA
- the floA gene encoding flotillin-like protein FloA (flotillin-like protein involved in membrane lipid rafts) has product MDPSLLLTLGLIVIGVILIGVLFTFVPITLWISALAAGVRISIFTLIGMRLRRVSPNRIINPLIKAHKAGLGVTINQLESHYLAGGNVDRVVNALIAAERANIELSFERCAAIDLAGRDVLEAVQMSVNPKVIETPFIAGVAMDGIEVKAKARITVRANIERLVGGAGEETIIARVGEGIVSTIGSSSNHKKVLENPDMISQTVLNKGLDSGTAFEILSIDIADVDIGKNIGAILQTDQAEADKKIAQAKAEERRAMAVALEQEMNAKTQEMRAKVVEAEATVPLAMAEALRNGKIGVMDYMNFENINADTDMRDSIGKLSKDQPDHDNK; this is encoded by the coding sequence ATGGATCCGTCATTGCTTTTAACGTTAGGGTTAATTGTTATTGGAGTTATATTAATAGGTGTTTTGTTTACTTTTGTACCGATTACGCTGTGGATTTCAGCACTTGCTGCGGGAGTTCGAATCAGCATCTTTACTCTTATTGGAATGAGGCTTCGCCGTGTAAGCCCAAATCGAATTATCAATCCGTTAATTAAAGCTCATAAAGCTGGGCTTGGTGTGACGATTAATCAGCTTGAGAGTCATTATTTAGCGGGCGGTAATGTAGACCGGGTAGTCAATGCCTTAATAGCTGCAGAGCGTGCGAATATTGAGCTTTCTTTTGAGCGCTGCGCAGCGATTGACCTTGCTGGGCGTGATGTTTTGGAAGCCGTTCAGATGAGTGTAAATCCTAAGGTTATTGAAACGCCGTTTATCGCCGGTGTTGCAATGGATGGAATTGAAGTAAAGGCTAAAGCACGTATTACGGTCCGTGCAAATATTGAACGGTTAGTCGGGGGAGCCGGCGAAGAAACGATTATTGCCCGTGTAGGTGAAGGCATAGTCAGTACAATCGGTTCTTCTAGCAATCATAAAAAAGTCCTTGAAAATCCTGATATGATTTCTCAGACAGTGTTAAATAAAGGCTTAGATTCCGGAACTGCTTTTGAAATTCTTTCGATTGATATTGCAGATGTTGATATCGGCAAAAATATCGGAGCTATCCTTCAAACAGATCAAGCTGAGGCGGATAAGAAAATTGCCCAGGCAAAAGCAGAAGAACGCCGTGCTATGGCAGTTGCCCTAGAGCAGGAAATGAATGCAAAAACGCAGGAAATGAGAGCGAAAGTAGTAGAAGCGGAAGCGACAGTCCCGCTTGCAATGGCTGAAGCTTTGCGAAATGGGAAAATTGGCGTCATGGACTATATGAATTTTGAAAACATCAATGCAGATACAGATATGAGAGATTCAATTGGAAAGTTATCAAAAGATCAGCCGGATCATGATAATAAATAG
- a CDS encoding nodulation protein NfeD — MFLSLFGSAYMPAADNASEKVAVIPIEETVEKGLSQFIKRSFKEAREEKVNHIILDINTPGGAVDAALEIADTIRASEIPVTAFIDSRALSAGAYIALNADQIYMVPGAKMGSAAIIDLEGNTADKKAESLWLAEMKESAERNNRDSKYALAMADPDVDLPEYGAGKGDLLTLNAEQAVEVNYAEGIAENLDSLLNALDLGSAEVIEMEVSFAEKVARFVTNPIVIPILLSIGSLGLIVELYSPGFGLPGFMGLSSLFLFFYGHYIAGLAGLETVILFIVGLILVAAEFFVPGGIIGFIGFGAIILSFFIATDDIAYMAFSLVVALLVAVTAAIIFVKVFGKRMNIFKKLILRDSTNTESGYVSNRNRLELIGKTGIALTSMRPSGTALIDDERIDVVTEGMYIAKDQKIKIVKVEGSRVVVREIL; from the coding sequence ATGTTTCTTTCCCTGTTTGGCAGTGCTTATATGCCCGCCGCAGATAATGCTTCTGAAAAAGTTGCGGTCATCCCAATTGAAGAAACCGTTGAGAAAGGCTTATCACAATTTATTAAAAGATCTTTTAAGGAAGCAAGAGAAGAAAAGGTCAACCACATTATTCTCGATATAAATACTCCGGGCGGAGCGGTTGATGCTGCACTTGAAATTGCGGACACAATAAGAGCATCAGAAATACCTGTAACCGCTTTTATAGATAGCAGGGCTTTATCTGCCGGAGCTTATATTGCTTTGAATGCTGATCAAATTTACATGGTTCCGGGAGCTAAGATGGGCTCTGCAGCTATTATTGATTTAGAAGGCAATACGGCTGATAAAAAAGCTGAATCCCTCTGGCTGGCTGAAATGAAAGAATCAGCAGAACGGAATAACAGAGATTCAAAATACGCACTTGCTATGGCTGATCCCGATGTGGACCTTCCTGAGTATGGAGCAGGCAAGGGTGATCTATTGACTCTGAACGCAGAGCAGGCGGTGGAGGTAAATTATGCAGAAGGAATTGCTGAAAACCTGGACAGTTTGTTAAATGCACTGGACTTAGGTTCGGCTGAAGTGATTGAAATGGAGGTTAGCTTTGCTGAGAAAGTAGCAAGATTTGTGACCAATCCAATTGTGATACCGATCCTGCTTTCAATTGGAAGTCTTGGACTTATCGTTGAATTATACAGTCCTGGCTTTGGTCTGCCGGGCTTTATGGGCTTATCATCGCTCTTTCTATTCTTTTACGGACATTATATCGCAGGGCTTGCCGGACTCGAAACCGTGATTTTGTTTATCGTTGGATTAATTCTTGTGGCAGCGGAGTTTTTTGTTCCCGGTGGCATTATCGGCTTTATTGGATTTGGAGCCATCATATTGAGCTTTTTTATAGCAACTGATGATATTGCATATATGGCATTTTCATTAGTTGTTGCATTACTCGTTGCCGTAACGGCAGCCATCATATTTGTAAAGGTGTTTGGAAAACGTATGAATATATTTAAGAAACTAATCTTGCGTGATTCTACAAATACTGAAAGCGGGTATGTTTCAAATCGGAATCGTTTGGAGCTGATCGGGAAAACTGGTATAGCCCTCACATCCATGAGACCATCAGGAACTGCCCTCATAGATGATGAACGAATTGATGTTGTTACAGAAGGAATGTATATTGCAAAAGATCAAAAGATTAAGATTGTTAAAGTTGAAGGCTCACGTGTTGTCGTGAGGGAAATCCTTTAA
- a CDS encoding GatB/YqeY domain-containing protein, whose amino-acid sequence MSLLERLNQDMKQAMKNKEKDKLAVIRMVKASLQNEGIKLGKQELSAEEELTVFSRELKQRKDSLQEFSKADRLDLVEKTQAELDILTVYMPEQLSEEELQAIVKETIAEVNATSKADMGKVMAAIMPKVKGKADGALVNKTVAGRLS is encoded by the coding sequence ATGAGTCTTCTTGAGCGTTTAAATCAAGATATGAAACAAGCGATGAAGAACAAAGAGAAGGACAAACTGGCTGTTATCCGAATGGTGAAAGCCTCATTACAAAATGAAGGCATCAAGCTGGGTAAACAGGAGTTGTCTGCTGAAGAGGAACTGACTGTGTTTTCTCGCGAATTAAAGCAACGTAAAGACTCCCTCCAGGAATTCAGTAAAGCTGATCGCTTAGATTTAGTTGAAAAGACACAGGCTGAACTTGATATTTTAACTGTATACATGCCTGAACAGCTTTCAGAAGAAGAGCTTCAAGCTATTGTGAAAGAAACAATTGCAGAAGTAAATGCAACTTCTAAAGCAGACATGGGTAAAGTTATGGCTGCGATCATGCCTAAGGTAAAAGGTAAGGCTGATGGCGCGCTTGTCAATAAAACTGTAGCTGGACGGCTATCATAA
- the rpsU gene encoding 30S ribosomal protein S21: protein MSKTVVRKNESLEDALRRFKRTVSKSGTIQEARKREFYEKPSVKRKKKSEAARKRKF, encoded by the coding sequence ATGTCAAAAACGGTCGTTCGTAAAAACGAGTCGCTTGAGGACGCTCTTCGTCGCTTCAAACGTACAGTATCAAAAAGCGGTACTATACAAGAAGCAAGAAAGCGCGAATTCTATGAAAAACCTAGCGTAAAACGTAAGAAAAAGTCTGAAGCTGCTAGAAAACGCAAATTCTAA
- a CDS encoding Na/Pi symporter: protein MGAAGFFFLYLIVFLAGMHLLKNGLSILSGQAMRSWIYTCINHPVKAFIAGIIFTGILQSSSAVMVIVIGLVSAGVISFKQTIGIILGTNIGSTFTTQLITLDIGSLILPLFMIGFLCLLMGAAFKKEALMRMCAVFMGLGALFSAMAGFGRLAYPLSQLELVHELLLYTNEHSFAGVLSGTVLTAIIHSSAATAGIIMSFLNADILTLSAGIAYVLGANIGTCITGMMAAAGANQEAKLTAYAHVWVNVIGVAAFYPFISYCSATVQTLSSQPDLQLAHFSLIFNVISSLALLPFANAFGKFVVSFSTFFRGN from the coding sequence ATGGGGGCTGCAGGCTTTTTCTTCCTTTACTTAATCGTTTTTTTAGCGGGTATGCATTTGCTGAAAAATGGCCTGTCTATTCTATCGGGACAGGCGATGAGAAGCTGGATCTACACTTGTATTAACCATCCCGTCAAAGCTTTTATTGCGGGAATCATATTCACGGGCATTCTGCAAAGCAGTTCAGCTGTGATGGTAATTGTGATTGGTCTTGTTTCAGCTGGGGTCATCTCGTTTAAACAGACGATTGGAATTATTCTTGGAACAAATATTGGCTCTACTTTCACTACACAACTAATCACTTTGGATATTGGATCTTTAATTCTTCCCCTTTTCATGATAGGATTCCTATGTCTTTTAATGGGAGCTGCCTTTAAAAAAGAAGCGCTGATGCGAATGTGTGCTGTTTTTATGGGGCTAGGAGCACTTTTTTCAGCGATGGCAGGGTTTGGCCGGCTTGCTTATCCTCTATCCCAGCTGGAACTTGTTCATGAATTATTGCTGTACACAAATGAACACTCTTTTGCAGGAGTCCTAAGCGGGACGGTTTTAACAGCAATTATTCATTCAAGTGCAGCCACTGCAGGCATCATTATGAGTTTTTTAAATGCGGATATTCTTACGCTCAGTGCAGGCATTGCTTATGTTCTTGGAGCTAATATCGGCACTTGTATTACAGGCATGATGGCAGCAGCCGGAGCCAATCAAGAAGCAAAGCTGACCGCCTATGCGCATGTGTGGGTAAATGTAATCGGTGTAGCCGCATTTTATCCATTCATTTCATATTGCAGTGCAACTGTTCAAACTTTATCTTCACAGCCTGATCTGCAGCTGGCACATTTCAGTCTAATTTTTAATGTCATCAGTTCACTTGCATTGCTGCCTTTTGCCAATGCTTTTGGAAAATTTGTAGTTTCATTTTCAACTTTTTTTAGAGGAAATTAA
- the deoC gene encoding deoxyribose-phosphate aldolase has protein sequence MSVNIGSMIDHTALKPETTKAQIDTLCAEAKEYKFASVCVNPTWIETAAALLKGTDVKVCTVIGFPLGATTVETKAFETKDAIAKGATEVDMVINIGALKDKDDELVERDIRAVVDAAKGKALTKVIIESSLLTEEEKVRACELSVKAGADFVKTSTGFSTGGATVEDIALMRKTVGPDLGVKASGGVRDRAGALAMVEAGATRIGASAGISIVKGEVSNSDY, from the coding sequence ATGTCAGTAAATATTGGCAGTATGATTGACCATACAGCGTTAAAGCCAGAAACAACAAAGGCTCAAATCGACACATTATGCGCAGAAGCAAAGGAATATAAATTCGCATCTGTTTGTGTCAATCCAACTTGGATTGAAACAGCAGCCGCTTTATTAAAAGGAACAGATGTAAAGGTTTGTACAGTAATCGGTTTTCCGCTTGGAGCGACTACAGTTGAAACGAAAGCATTTGAAACTAAAGATGCAATTGCAAAAGGCGCAACAGAGGTTGATATGGTAATCAATATCGGCGCATTAAAAGATAAAGATGATGAGCTTGTTGAACGTGACATCCGTGCGGTTGTTGATGCAGCTAAAGGAAAAGCGCTTACAAAAGTCATTATCGAATCAAGTCTTTTAACAGAAGAAGAAAAAGTTAGAGCATGCGAATTATCAGTGAAAGCTGGAGCAGATTTCGTCAAAACATCCACTGGTTTCTCAACTGGCGGTGCAACTGTTGAGGATATCGCACTAATGCGCAAAACAGTAGGGCCAGATCTTGGCGTAAAAGCTTCTGGCGGCGTTCGTGACCGTGCAGGAGCGCTTGCGATGGTTGAAGCTGGTGCAACTCGCATCGGTGCAAGTGCTGGAATTTCTATTGTTAAAGGCGAAGTTTCAAATTCTGATTATTAA
- the mtaB gene encoding tRNA (N(6)-L-threonylcarbamoyladenosine(37)-C(2))-methylthiotransferase MtaB — protein MPTVAFHTLGCKVNHYETEAIWQLFKDAGYDRSEYESKADVYVINTCTVTNTGDKKSRQVIRRAIRKNPDGVICVTGCYAQTSPAEIMAIPGVDIVVGTSDRVKMLDYIEQFKNERQPINGVSNIMKARVYEELDVPAFTDRTRASLKIQEGCNNFCTFCIIPWARGLMRSRDPKEVIKQAQQLVDAGYKEIVLTGIHTGGYGEDMKDYNFAMLLRDLDTKVHGLKRIRISSIEASQISDEVIEVLDQSDKIVRHLHIPIQSASNTVLKRMRRKYTMEFFAERLTRLKQALPGLAVTSDVIVGFPGETDEEFMETYNFIKEHKFSELHVFPYSKRTGTPAARMDDQVDEEIKNERVHQLIALSDQLAKEYASVYEDEVLEVIPEELYKEDPESGLYVGYTDNYLKVVFPATEEMVGKIVKVKITKAGYPYSEGQFVRVMEDEPAAESMRNIS, from the coding sequence ATGCCAACCGTAGCATTTCATACACTTGGCTGTAAAGTAAACCATTATGAAACAGAAGCTATCTGGCAGTTATTCAAGGACGCAGGCTATGATCGCTCTGAATATGAAAGCAAAGCTGATGTTTATGTCATAAATACATGTACAGTAACGAATACAGGCGATAAAAAAAGCCGTCAGGTCATTCGCCGTGCAATAAGAAAAAATCCGGACGGCGTTATTTGTGTAACCGGCTGTTACGCTCAAACGTCTCCTGCTGAAATTATGGCGATTCCGGGTGTTGATATAGTAGTAGGTACGTCTGACCGGGTTAAAATGCTTGACTATATTGAGCAATTTAAGAACGAAAGGCAGCCTATCAACGGCGTCAGCAATATTATGAAGGCGAGAGTATATGAGGAACTTGATGTACCGGCATTTACAGACCGCACCCGTGCATCATTGAAGATCCAGGAAGGCTGCAACAACTTCTGCACGTTCTGTATTATTCCATGGGCGCGCGGCTTAATGCGCTCACGCGATCCCAAAGAAGTCATTAAACAGGCCCAGCAGCTTGTTGATGCAGGCTACAAAGAAATTGTATTGACGGGAATTCATACCGGCGGATACGGCGAAGACATGAAAGATTACAACTTCGCCATGCTGCTTCGTGATCTGGACACTAAGGTTCACGGCTTAAAGCGCATTAGAATCTCGTCCATTGAGGCCAGTCAAATTTCAGACGAAGTCATTGAAGTTCTTGATCAGTCAGATAAAATTGTCCGTCATTTGCATATCCCGATTCAATCAGCTTCAAATACTGTATTGAAAAGAATGCGCCGAAAATACACGATGGAATTCTTTGCGGAGCGTTTGACACGACTCAAACAAGCTTTGCCCGGGCTGGCTGTTACTTCTGATGTTATCGTCGGTTTCCCAGGTGAAACGGATGAAGAATTCATGGAAACTTATAACTTTATTAAAGAACATAAATTCTCAGAGCTTCATGTTTTCCCTTATTCAAAACGGACAGGAACACCTGCTGCAAGAATGGATGATCAAGTGGATGAAGAAATTAAAAATGAACGTGTTCATCAGCTGATTGCCCTATCCGATCAGCTTGCCAAAGAATACGCATCTGTATATGAAGACGAAGTTCTTGAAGTTATCCCTGAGGAACTGTATAAAGAAGATCCTGAAAGTGGTCTTTATGTCGGATATACGGATAATTATTTGAAAGTTGTTTTCCCTGCAACAGAAGAAATGGTCGGAAAAATTGTTAAAGTGAAAATTACTAAAGCCGGCTACCCGTATTCGGAAGGACAGTTTGTCCGTGTCATGGAAGATGAACCGGCAGCTGAAAGTATGCGGAATATCTCTTAA
- a CDS encoding 16S rRNA (uracil(1498)-N(3))-methyltransferase — MQRYFISEKKVNLTSRMTITGDVVHHISRVMRMKPGSKLICCTSDGQAALCEIEEVNDDAAVCRIIEWQTADHELPVSVTIASGLPKGDKLEWILQKGTELGAASFIPFNAARSVVKLDAKKAVKKVERWRKIVKEASEQSYRNLIPDVFEPCSWKELINRSASYDLKIVAYEELAKSGELSNLAKALNESYPGQSILVVFGPEGGLTEEEIEQLTNAGFIACGLGPRILRTETAPLYVLSAVSYYFELSR, encoded by the coding sequence GTGCAGCGTTATTTTATAAGTGAGAAAAAAGTAAATTTAACATCCAGAATGACAATCACGGGAGACGTTGTTCATCACATCTCCCGTGTTATGCGTATGAAACCAGGCAGCAAACTGATTTGCTGTACTTCAGATGGACAGGCAGCGCTTTGTGAAATAGAAGAAGTAAATGATGATGCAGCAGTATGCAGGATTATTGAGTGGCAAACTGCTGATCATGAACTTCCAGTATCAGTCACGATTGCGAGCGGGCTGCCTAAAGGGGATAAGCTGGAATGGATACTTCAAAAGGGCACAGAACTTGGTGCTGCTTCGTTTATCCCTTTTAATGCTGCTCGTTCCGTTGTAAAGCTTGATGCAAAGAAAGCAGTCAAAAAAGTGGAGCGCTGGAGAAAGATTGTGAAAGAAGCTTCTGAACAATCCTATCGCAACTTAATCCCGGATGTTTTTGAGCCATGCAGCTGGAAGGAACTTATTAATCGTTCCGCTTCATATGACCTGAAAATCGTCGCATATGAAGAATTGGCTAAAAGCGGGGAACTCTCCAATCTTGCGAAAGCATTAAATGAAAGTTATCCAGGTCAATCCATTCTGGTTGTATTCGGACCAGAAGGCGGATTAACGGAAGAAGAAATAGAACAGCTGACAAATGCAGGTTTTATAGCCTGCGGACTCGGGCCGAGAATCTTACGGACGGAAACGGCTCCGCTATATGTTTTATCTGCTGTTTCTTATTATTTTGAATTATCGAGGTGA
- the prmA gene encoding 50S ribosomal protein L11 methyltransferase, with protein sequence MKWSELSIHTTQEAVEPISNILHEAGASGVVIEDQMDLLKERESVYGEIYHLNSDDYPDEGVIIKAYLPVNSFLGETVDEIKEAVNNLLIHDIDLGKNDISISEVNDEEWATAWKKYYHPVKISERFTIVPTWETYTPVHSDELIIELDPGMAFGTGTHPTTVLCIQALERSVKEQDLVVDVGTGSGVLSIASAMLGAKQVQALDLDPVAVESARLNTKLNKVHKAVTVSQNNLLNGIQGPVDVVVANILAEVILRFVHEANQILKQGGLFITSGIILNKKAEVKNGLIEAGFEIEETVVMEDWVAFIARKK encoded by the coding sequence ATGAAATGGTCCGAGTTAAGTATTCATACAACACAAGAAGCGGTAGAACCAATTTCGAATATATTGCATGAGGCCGGAGCAAGCGGTGTCGTCATTGAAGATCAAATGGATCTATTAAAAGAACGTGAAAGTGTGTATGGAGAAATCTACCACCTCAATTCTGATGATTATCCCGATGAAGGTGTTATTATTAAAGCATACCTTCCTGTAAACAGTTTCCTTGGTGAAACGGTTGATGAAATTAAAGAAGCTGTAAATAATCTGCTTATTCATGATATTGATTTAGGGAAGAATGATATCTCAATCAGTGAAGTAAATGATGAAGAATGGGCGACTGCATGGAAAAAGTATTATCATCCCGTAAAGATTTCGGAGCGATTTACGATCGTGCCGACATGGGAAACTTATACACCGGTCCATTCCGATGAACTGATCATCGAGCTTGATCCGGGTATGGCTTTCGGAACGGGGACTCATCCGACAACCGTTCTTTGTATTCAGGCGCTTGAACGCTCTGTAAAAGAACAGGATTTAGTAGTGGATGTGGGCACAGGCTCAGGAGTTTTAAGTATTGCGTCTGCAATGCTTGGAGCAAAACAGGTTCAAGCATTGGATTTAGATCCTGTTGCTGTTGAAAGCGCACGTTTAAATACGAAATTAAACAAAGTGCACAAGGCGGTCACAGTATCTCAAAACAATTTGCTGAACGGAATCCAAGGTCCTGTAGATGTAGTCGTTGCAAATATTTTAGCTGAAGTCATTCTGCGATTTGTCCACGAAGCAAATCAGATTCTGAAGCAAGGCGGTTTATTCATCACCTCTGGAATCATTCTTAATAAAAAGGCTGAGGTTAAAAACGGTTTAATCGAGGCTGGGTTTGAGATTGAAGAAACAGTTGTTATGGAAGACTGGGTGGCCTTTATCGCAAGAAAGAAATAA
- the dnaJ gene encoding molecular chaperone DnaJ, whose translation MSKRDYYEVLGVSKSATKDEMKKAYRKLSKQYHPDINKDADATDKFKEISEAYEVLTDDQKRAQYDQFGHTDPNQGFGGSDFGGGFGFDDIFSSIFGGGRRRDPNAPRQGADLQYTMTLSFEDAVFGKETTIEIPREETCDTCDGSGAKPGTKPETCKHCNGSGQLNVEQNTPFGRIVNRRVCHHCSGTGKMIKHKCSTCGGAGKVQKRKKISVKIPAGVDDGQQLRVSGQGEPGINGGPSGDLYVVFQVRSHEFFERDGDDIYCEMPLTFAQAALGDEIEVPTLHGKVKLKVPAGTQTGTKFRMKGKGVANVRGYGQGDQHIIVRVLTPTNITEKQKELLRDFAEMSGGRPDEHEESFFDKVKRAFKGE comes from the coding sequence ATGAGCAAGCGTGATTACTATGAAGTGCTTGGAGTAAGTAAGAGCGCGACAAAGGATGAAATGAAAAAAGCGTACCGCAAGCTTTCTAAACAATATCATCCTGATATCAACAAAGATGCGGATGCAACCGATAAATTCAAAGAAATTTCAGAGGCATATGAGGTCCTGACCGATGATCAGAAGCGTGCACAGTATGATCAATTTGGACATACTGATCCAAATCAAGGATTTGGGGGATCTGATTTTGGCGGAGGATTCGGTTTTGACGATATTTTCAGTTCGATCTTTGGAGGCGGCAGAAGACGCGATCCAAATGCGCCAAGACAAGGTGCAGACCTTCAATATACGATGACTTTGTCTTTTGAAGATGCAGTATTCGGCAAGGAAACAACAATCGAAATACCTCGGGAGGAAACATGTGATACATGTGATGGCTCAGGAGCGAAACCTGGAACTAAGCCGGAAACGTGTAAACATTGTAACGGATCTGGACAGCTGAATGTTGAACAAAACACGCCATTCGGCAGAATTGTCAACCGCCGCGTGTGTCATCATTGCAGCGGAACTGGCAAAATGATCAAACATAAATGTTCAACTTGCGGAGGAGCTGGAAAAGTTCAAAAACGCAAAAAGATTTCTGTTAAAATTCCTGCTGGGGTCGATGATGGACAGCAGCTTAGAGTTTCCGGACAAGGGGAACCAGGAATTAACGGCGGACCAAGCGGTGATCTATACGTTGTGTTCCAAGTAAGATCTCATGAGTTCTTCGAGAGAGACGGGGACGATATTTACTGTGAAATGCCGCTTACATTTGCACAAGCTGCTTTAGGTGATGAAATTGAAGTGCCTACACTGCACGGCAAAGTGAAGCTGAAGGTTCCGGCCGGAACACAAACGGGCACTAAATTCCGCATGAAGGGAAAAGGTGTCGCAAATGTGAGAGGCTACGGACAGGGCGATCAGCACATTATCGTTCGAGTCTTAACGCCTACAAATATTACGGAAAAACAAAAAGAGCTTCTTCGCGATTTCGCTGAAATGAGCGGAGGAAGACCAGATGAGCACGAAGAAAGTTTTTTTGATAAAGTAAAGCGTGCATTCAAGGGTGAATAA